The DNA region CACCCCCAGTTCACCGAGCCGGAGGCCGCCCTGCGGGCCGCCGGACACCAGGTGCAGCGGGTACTGCTGGACCCGGCGGACGACTTCCGGCTGGATCCCGACCGGATCCCCGCCGACGCCGACCTGGTCATGATCGGCAATCCCACCAACCCCACCTCGGTGCTGCATCCCGCCGCCGACCTGGCCGGCCTGGCCCGGCCCGGTCGGGTGCTGGTGGTCGACGAGGCCTTCGCCGACACCACGGCCGCGCCCGGACACCACGGCGAGCCCGAATCCCTGGCGGCCCGCCGCGACCTTCCCGGGCTGCTGGTCGTGCGCAGCCTCACCAAGACCTGGGGGCTGGCCGGGCTGCGGATCGGCTACCTGCTCGGCCCGGCGGACCTGTTGCGCCGACTGGCCGCCGTACAACCCCTCTGGGCGGTCTCCACCCCCGCCCTGGCCGCCGCGACCGCCTGCGCCGGCCCCACCGCGGTCCAGGCCGAGCGCGCCATCGCCGCGCAACTGGCCGCCGACCGCGACCACCTGGTGACCCGCCTGTCGGCCCTGCCCGGGGTACGCGTGGTCGGGCGACCGACCAGCGCCTTCGTACTGATCCATCGGCCGGGCGCGGACCGGCTCCGCGCCGTCCTACGCGATCATGGCTGGGCGGTACGCCGAGGAGACACCTTTCCCGGGCTCGGCCCGGACTGGCTGCGGATCGCGGTGCGGGACCGGGCCTGCACGGACGCGTTCATCGAGGTACTGGCGA from Micromonospora sp. NBC_01739 includes:
- the cobC gene encoding Rv2231c family pyridoxal phosphate-dependent protein CobC; translation: MHAPLIPATEPDLTHHGDAEVGAGLVDLAVNVRRAPMPSWLAEPITATLTDLAAYPDPGPARAAVAARHGRPPEEVLLTAGAAEGFVLIAQALRGIRRPVVVHPQFTEPEAALRAAGHQVQRVLLDPADDFRLDPDRIPADADLVMIGNPTNPTSVLHPAADLAGLARPGRVLVVDEAFADTTAAPGHHGEPESLAARRDLPGLLVVRSLTKTWGLAGLRIGYLLGPADLLRRLAAVQPLWAVSTPALAAATACAGPTAVQAERAIAAQLAADRDHLVTRLSALPGVRVVGRPTSAFVLIHRPGADRLRAVLRDHGWAVRRGDTFPGLGPDWLRIAVRDRACTDAFIEVLAKFLEA